The following coding sequences are from one Beggiatoa alba B18LD window:
- the lysS gene encoding lysine--tRNA ligase produces the protein MTEQTEQLTPATEPQDENEQIALRREKLAAIRQAGIAFPNDFRRNSTAQQLHDEYAEQNSETLEIRNVRVKIAGRIMTRRIMGKAAFVHIQDMSGRMQLYLKKEELPEGTYEEFKHWDIGDIIGVHGVMFKTKTGELSVKVSSIRLLSKALRPLPEKFHGLTDQETCYRQRYLDLIMNEKTRTTFKTRSKVIAYIRNFLIEKDFLEVETPMMHVIPGGAAARPFVTHHNALDMPLYLRIAPELYLKRLVVGGFERVFELNRNFRNEGVSTRHNPEFTMLEFYQAYADYTHLMDLTEEFFRGLAESLLGSTLVPYQNEVYDFGKPFERISVKNAILKYNPDIRQSDLEDLNTIRALAKRLDIHPHANDGVGKIQIEIFDKTVEHLLKDPTFVTEYPTEISPLARMNDKDPSITDRFELFIGGREIANGFSELNDPEDQAERFRQQVEAKQAGDEEAMHYDADYIQALEYGLPPTAGEGIGIDRLVMLLTNQPSIRDVLLFPHLRLKHE, from the coding sequence ATGACTGAACAAACTGAGCAACTTACGCCTGCTACTGAACCCCAAGACGAGAACGAACAAATTGCTTTGCGTCGTGAGAAATTAGCGGCTATTCGTCAAGCAGGCATTGCCTTTCCGAATGATTTTCGTCGCAATAGCACCGCGCAACAGTTGCATGATGAATATGCTGAACAAAACAGCGAGACATTAGAAATTCGCAATGTGCGTGTCAAAATTGCAGGTCGCATCATGACACGTCGGATTATGGGCAAAGCGGCATTTGTCCACATTCAAGACATGAGCGGACGGATGCAATTGTATTTGAAAAAAGAAGAATTGCCTGAAGGGACTTATGAAGAATTTAAACATTGGGATATTGGTGACATTATCGGTGTGCACGGTGTTATGTTTAAAACTAAAACAGGCGAATTATCAGTTAAAGTCAGCTCAATACGCCTGTTGAGTAAAGCCCTACGCCCCTTACCTGAAAAGTTTCATGGCTTAACTGATCAAGAAACCTGCTATCGTCAGCGGTATCTTGATTTAATAATGAATGAAAAAACGCGCACAACCTTTAAAACACGCTCAAAAGTCATTGCGTATATTCGTAATTTTTTAATTGAAAAAGACTTTTTAGAAGTTGAAACCCCAATGATGCACGTCATTCCCGGTGGTGCGGCGGCGCGTCCTTTTGTCACTCATCACAATGCGTTAGATATGCCTTTATATCTACGAATTGCCCCAGAACTTTATTTAAAACGGCTAGTTGTTGGGGGATTTGAGCGAGTTTTTGAATTAAACCGTAATTTCCGCAATGAAGGGGTTTCTACCCGTCATAATCCTGAATTTACCATGCTTGAATTTTATCAAGCCTATGCGGATTACACGCACTTAATGGATTTAACAGAAGAATTCTTCCGTGGTTTAGCCGAAAGCCTGTTAGGTTCTACCCTCGTGCCTTATCAAAATGAGGTTTATGATTTTGGGAAGCCTTTCGAGCGTATTTCCGTTAAAAATGCAATTTTGAAATATAATCCTGACATTCGCCAATCGGATTTAGAAGATTTAAACACCATTCGCGCCTTAGCAAAACGCTTGGATATTCATCCTCATGCCAATGATGGTGTGGGTAAAATTCAGATTGAAATCTTTGATAAAACCGTCGAGCATTTATTAAAAGACCCGACTTTTGTCACGGAATATCCAACTGAAATTTCTCCCTTAGCACGGATGAATGACAAAGACCCAAGCATTACCGACCGCTTTGAGTTATTCATCGGTGGACGTGAAATTGCGAATGGCTTTTCCGAATTAAATGACCCCGAAGACCAAGCAGAACGTTTCCGCCAACAGGTAGAAGCCAAACAAGCAGGCGATGAAGAAGCGATGCATTACGATGCGGATTATATTCAAGCCTTAGAATATGGCTTGCCCCCAACCGCAGGCGAAGGGATTGGCATTGACCGTTTAGTCATGCTCTTAACGAATCAACCCTCGATACGTGACGTTTTATTATTCCCGCATTTACGTTTAAAACACGAGTAA
- a CDS encoding OsmC family protein, with translation MQVRIKWVENACFVAESGSGHAIVLDGSPEIGGRNLGARPMELLLMSLGSCSAMDVISILEKSRQDVTDCVIEVSGERAETIPKVYTKIHVHYIVTGRQLKDPQVKRAVDLSAEKYCSVSAMLKLATELTYDYEVKEETPATT, from the coding sequence ATGCAAGTACGGATTAAATGGGTAGAAAATGCCTGCTTTGTTGCGGAATCTGGTAGCGGTCACGCCATTGTTTTAGACGGCTCGCCAGAAATTGGCGGGCGTAATTTGGGCGCACGTCCGATGGAATTATTGCTGATGAGTTTAGGCAGTTGCTCGGCAATGGACGTAATCAGCATTTTAGAAAAATCTCGCCAAGATGTGACTGATTGTGTGATTGAAGTCTCAGGCGAACGAGCGGAAACAATTCCGAAGGTTTACACCAAGATACATGTGCATTACATCGTGACAGGTCGTCAACTGAAAGACCCACAAGTTAAACGGGCGGTAGATTTATCCGCTGAAAAATATTGTTCTGTTTCTGCTATGTTAAAACTGGCGACAGAATTAACTTATGATTATGAAGTGAAAGAAGAAACACCCGCGACAACTTAA
- the bfr gene encoding bacterioferritin — MQGDNGVIKHLNHLLAGELTAIDQYLIHSRMYHNWGYHRLYEKSHHEMQEEMEHADWLIKRILFLEGTPDLSVRHGLKIGKTVPEMLGSDLDLEYSVVKELKTVIAYCESVKDYVTREMLEQMLDDTEEDHAYWLEKQLSLIKHIGLQNYLQACMGEEASAS, encoded by the coding sequence ATGCAAGGTGATAATGGCGTTATCAAACATTTAAACCACTTACTGGCGGGAGAACTGACCGCTATCGACCAGTACCTGATTCATTCACGGATGTATCATAACTGGGGTTATCATCGTTTATACGAAAAAAGTCATCATGAAATGCAGGAGGAGATGGAGCACGCGGATTGGTTAATTAAACGGATTCTGTTCTTAGAAGGCACGCCTGATTTATCCGTGCGTCATGGCTTGAAAATAGGTAAAACTGTCCCTGAAATGCTCGGCAGTGATTTAGACCTAGAATATAGTGTCGTCAAAGAGCTGAAAACGGTGATTGCTTACTGCGAATCGGTTAAAGATTACGTTACCCGCGAAATGTTAGAGCAAATGCTCGACGACACGGAAGAAGACCATGCTTATTGGTTAGAAAAACAATTAAGCCTGATTAAGCACATTGGCTTACAAAATTACTTGCAAGCCTGTATGGGCGAGGAAGCCTCAGCTTCTTAA
- a CDS encoding lysophospholipid acyltransferase family protein encodes MPELKMTRTVWQRFRHTWQASLHVLQDKKRLKFYVAYYLVYAYYLLLLKTVRIKKTGIEAVFADMEAGHCPIFAGPHLHLLVFLLAFDGKPCAFLASSSKDGELITHLLHQRGFSTARGSSSNRASDGLRELLGFIRQKIPVGVTFDGPKGPALEPKQGVALCARATDGHVFFTYVNLAQGKKPFWGIHLKSWDKFVLPFPFAKLEMVYEKIEGLPDKRDPNFQAQTLAEIRRRAFTQYGYLFENGTN; translated from the coding sequence ATGCCTGAGTTAAAAATGACCCGCACGGTATGGCAACGTTTCCGCCACACGTGGCAAGCCAGTTTGCACGTGTTACAGGATAAAAAACGCTTAAAATTTTATGTCGCTTATTATCTGGTATATGCCTACTACCTATTGTTATTAAAAACAGTACGAATTAAAAAAACAGGCATTGAGGCGGTATTCGCCGATATGGAAGCGGGTCATTGCCCTATCTTTGCGGGGCCACATTTGCATTTACTCGTGTTTTTACTCGCATTTGATGGCAAACCCTGCGCTTTTTTAGCCAGTTCTAGCAAAGATGGGGAATTAATCACTCACTTATTGCATCAACGTGGATTTTCAACGGCACGCGGTTCTTCCTCAAATCGTGCGAGTGATGGCTTGCGGGAATTATTGGGCTTTATTCGGCAAAAAATCCCTGTTGGAGTAACTTTTGATGGTCCTAAAGGGCCTGCATTAGAACCAAAACAGGGCGTTGCTTTGTGTGCGCGGGCAACTGATGGACATGTTTTTTTTACTTACGTCAATTTAGCGCAAGGTAAAAAACCGTTTTGGGGCATACATTTAAAAAGCTGGGATAAATTTGTTTTACCCTTTCCCTTTGCAAAATTGGAAATGGTGTATGAAAAAATTGAAGGGCTACCTGATAAACGCGACCCTAATTTTCAAGCGCAAACCTTAGCGGAAATTCGCCGTCGAGCATTTACACAATACGGCTATTTATTTGAAAACGGGACGAATTAG